From the genome of Triticum aestivum cultivar Chinese Spring chromosome 3B, IWGSC CS RefSeq v2.1, whole genome shotgun sequence, one region includes:
- the LOC123065970 gene encoding acidic endochitinase-like: MATCTGTRRLIPTMASRSLTPFQLTATLFVALLATCHAGSIAVYWGQNDGEASLAETCASGNYEFVILAFLPKFGKGQTPQLNLASHCDPSSGGCRGQSKDIKECQSRGVKVLLSIGGGDGSYGLSSPGDAQQVARYLWNNYLGGTSSSGPLGDVVLDGIDFDIEQGSAKFWNDLAADLKNLGKNGGKTVLLSVAPQCPFPDEWDGGAISTGLFDFVWVQFYNNEECQFSAGRGAFMDAWKKWESVPAGKIFLGLPASKDAAGTGFVPAGELTSRVLPLIKGSPKYGGVMLWSKFYDDRTGYSSAIKSDV, translated from the coding sequence ATGGCTACTTGCACAGGCACACGCCGATTGATCCCAACAATGGCGAGCCGTTCTCTCACCCCTTTCCAGCTCACTGCCACCCTCTTCGTGGCACTCCTTGCCACCTGCCACGCGGGCAGCATCGCCGTGTACTGGGGCCAGAACGACGGCGAGGCGTCGCTGGCTGAGACGTGCGCGTCCGGGAACTACGAGTTCGTCATCCTCGCTTTTCTCCCAAAATTCGGCAAGGGCCAGACGCCGCAGCTGAACCTTGCCAGCCACTGCGACCCTTCCTCCGGTGGTTGCAGAGGCCAGAGCAAGGACATCAAAGAGTGCCAGAGCCGCGGCGTGAAAGTCCTGCTCTCTatcggcggcggcgacggtagTTACGGCCTCTCGTCCCCCGGCGACGCACAGCAGGTTGCCAGGTATCTCTGGAACAACTACCTTGGCGGCACGTCCTCGTCCGGTCCCCTCGGTGACGTCGTGCTCGACGGCATTGACTTTGACATCGAGCAAGGCAGCGCCAAGTTCTGGAACGATCTGGCCGCGGACCTGAAGAACTTAGGAAAGAACGGAGGCAAGACCGTGTTGCTGAGCGTGGCACCGCAATGCCCGTTCCCAGATGAATGGGACGGCGGTGCGATCAGCACGGGATTGTTTGACTTTGTGTGGGTGCAGTTCTACAACAATGAGGAATGCCAGTTCAGTGCGGGACGCGGGGCATTCATGGACGCGTGGAAGAAGTGGGAGTCGGTGCCGGCCGGGAAGATCTTCCTGGGGCTGCCGGCCTCCAAGGACGCGGCAGGCACGGGGTTCGTCCCTGCCGGAGAGCTCACCTCACGTGTGCTGCCGCTCATCAAGGGCTCTCCAAAGTACGGTGGTGTCATGCTATGGTCCAAGTTCTATGACGATCGCACGGGCTACAGCTCGGCCATCAAGAGCGATGTGTGA